One window of Gloeothece citriformis PCC 7424 genomic DNA carries:
- a CDS encoding alpha/beta fold hydrolase, with protein sequence MPRLSFIIPTTPKPDYPLFVFLPGMDGTGLLYQRQAEALCQWFDVRCLCIPADDQSSWDSLAYQVITLIEKELRIRQKYTTKGQLNSNNSPVADSVPDVSPSVYICGESFGGCLAIQVMLRAPWLFRGMILVNSASCFNQQPLLGWGISITRWLPDFLHHTSMIGLLPFLASLGRIELDERRALIKAMKAVPRNTAVWRLSLLRDFSVHEKNLQNLTQPALIIAGGSDRLLPSVEEAQKLKTHLPNAQMLVLPYSGHACLLEKEVRLDQILKDYYLPIKSVVMDNG encoded by the coding sequence ATGCCTCGTTTAAGTTTTATTATCCCCACTACTCCCAAACCGGATTATCCTTTATTTGTGTTTTTACCTGGGATGGACGGAACAGGGTTGTTGTATCAACGACAGGCAGAGGCTTTATGTCAATGGTTTGATGTGCGCTGTTTGTGTATTCCTGCGGATGATCAAAGTAGTTGGGATAGTTTAGCCTATCAAGTAATTACCTTGATTGAAAAAGAATTACGCATTCGGCAAAAATACACCACAAAAGGTCAATTAAACTCTAACAACTCTCCTGTGGCAGACTCTGTTCCTGATGTTTCCCCATCGGTTTATATTTGTGGTGAGTCTTTTGGGGGATGTCTGGCGATTCAAGTCATGCTTAGAGCGCCTTGGCTTTTCCGAGGGATGATTTTAGTTAATAGTGCCTCTTGTTTTAATCAACAACCCTTGTTAGGGTGGGGCATCTCTATCACTCGATGGTTGCCAGATTTTTTACATCATACCTCGATGATCGGTTTATTACCTTTTTTGGCTTCTTTAGGCAGAATTGAATTAGATGAACGCCGGGCGTTAATCAAAGCGATGAAGGCTGTTCCCCGAAATACGGCGGTTTGGCGATTATCGTTATTAAGGGATTTTTCGGTTCATGAGAAAAATTTACAGAATTTAACTCAACCTGCTTTAATTATTGCCGGAGGTTCTGATCGATTATTACCTTCTGTTGAGGAAGCACAAAAGTTAAAAACCCATCTTCCTAATGCTCAAATGTTGGTACTTCCCTATAGTGGTCATGCTTGTTTACTCGAAAAAGAGGTTCGGTTAGACCAAATTTTAAAAGATTATTATTTACCGATTAAGTCCGTCGTTATGGATAATGGATAA
- a CDS encoding lysophospholipid acyltransferase family protein — protein sequence MLPITPLPTAQTLLGVTGVRMFVHYENRIPKDAKAVVVVSNHRSFMDAPVLIQALGQPVRIACHHYMSQTPLLREFVQLLGCIPLQPSQKSQKTFFEQANQVLHSQQWVGIFPEGASPMLNITHPHEIREFQRGFAHLALKTGIPDLAVLPVAIGSIEESLMPGFPVRLLRLFDASEPMFDRSGSHPVVVYHRINVLVGRPYWISADEYQQFRGKGAKKVVTQLTDYCRQEITDLLRLSV from the coding sequence ATGTTGCCTATAACACCCCTTCCTACTGCTCAAACTCTTTTGGGAGTAACAGGAGTAAGGATGTTTGTTCATTATGAAAATCGCATACCCAAAGACGCTAAGGCGGTTGTTGTGGTGAGTAACCATCGTAGTTTTATGGATGCTCCCGTCTTAATTCAAGCGTTAGGTCAGCCGGTGCGGATTGCTTGTCACCATTATATGAGTCAAACTCCTCTTTTGCGCGAATTTGTGCAATTATTGGGCTGTATTCCCTTACAACCTTCCCAAAAAAGTCAAAAAACTTTTTTTGAGCAAGCTAATCAAGTGTTACACTCTCAGCAATGGGTCGGTATTTTTCCTGAAGGAGCTAGCCCAATGCTGAATATAACTCATCCTCACGAAATTAGAGAATTTCAGCGAGGGTTTGCCCATTTAGCCTTAAAAACTGGAATCCCAGATTTAGCGGTTTTACCGGTTGCTATTGGTTCGATTGAAGAAAGTCTGATGCCGGGGTTTCCGGTGCGTTTATTGCGCTTATTTGATGCTTCTGAACCGATGTTTGATCGCAGTGGTAGCCATCCGGTCGTGGTTTATCATCGAATTAATGTGTTAGTGGGTCGTCCTTATTGGATTTCTGCGGATGAGTATCAACAATTTCGCGGAAAAGGTGCAAAAAAAGTGGTGACTCAATTAACCGATTATTGTCGTCAAGAAATTACGGATTTACTGCGGTTGAGTGTGTAA
- a CDS encoding NYN domain-containing protein, which translates to MFDDFETDTLFTQEQILENRGRVAIFIDGSNLFYAALQLGIEIDYTKLLYRLTNGSKLLRAFFYTGVDRSNEKQQGFLLWMRRNGYRVIAKDLVQLPDGSKKANLDVEIAVDLMSLVGSYDTAVIVSGDGDLAYAANAVSYQGARVEVVSLRSMTSDSLINVADRYVDLDQIKEDIQKHQKAHVNYSSFHSLGVLEQEPPR; encoded by the coding sequence ATGTTTGACGACTTTGAAACAGACACCCTTTTTACTCAAGAGCAAATATTAGAAAATAGAGGCCGTGTCGCTATTTTTATTGATGGCTCAAATTTGTTCTATGCAGCACTACAATTGGGAATTGAGATAGATTACACCAAATTACTCTATCGTTTAACCAATGGCTCTAAATTACTACGAGCTTTCTTTTATACTGGAGTCGATCGATCTAACGAAAAACAGCAAGGATTTTTGTTATGGATGCGACGGAATGGGTATAGAGTCATTGCTAAAGATTTAGTTCAACTCCCCGATGGCTCAAAAAAAGCCAATTTAGACGTAGAAATTGCCGTAGATTTGATGTCTTTGGTCGGATCTTATGATACTGCCGTCATTGTCAGTGGGGATGGAGATTTAGCTTATGCCGCCAATGCAGTGAGTTATCAAGGCGCTAGGGTAGAGGTGGTCAGTTTACGATCGATGACCAGTGATAGCTTAATTAATGTCGCCGATCGCTATGTAGACTTAGATCAAATTAAAGAAGACATCCAAAAACACCAAAAAGCCCATGTAAATTATAGCAGTTTCCACAGTTTAGGGGTTTTAGAGCAAGAACCCCCCCGATAA
- the metG gene encoding methionine--tRNA ligase, producing MNENRANQKKFALTTPLYYVNDIPHIGSAYTTMIADVIARWKRLQGYSVLLITGTDEHGQKIQRTAESKGLNPQAHCDRIVDEFKTLWDKLNISYDRFSRTSSERHQDIVKEFFQRVWEQGDIYLDQQKGWYCVACEEFKEQRELTEEGYCQIHTNLKAEWKDEENYFFRLSKYQEKLEEFYRLNPEFIQPESRRNEVLNFVKQGLQDFSISRVNVDWGFPLPSDPNHTIYVWFDALLGYITPLLNPDQEPTLENALSIWWPINLHLIGKDILRFHAVYWPAMLMSAQLPLPDRVFGHGFLTKDGQKMGKSLGNTLDPFDLIYRYGADAVRYYFVKEIELGKDGDFNETRFVNILNADLANDLGNLLNRTLGMVQKYCNGNGPQLTSDSLDENNPLKIIGQQLSERVSESMESLQFNGACEEIFSLIRACNKYIDESAPWSLFKQKKQTEVEQVLYGVLESVRLAAYLLSPITPNLSNRIYQQLGFCVDFNDFELVNQNFPFQDQTQWGKFPANQNLSKPEPIFSKLELP from the coding sequence ATGAATGAAAATCGAGCAAATCAGAAAAAATTTGCCTTAACAACCCCTCTATATTATGTAAACGATATTCCCCATATCGGGAGTGCGTACACAACCATGATTGCTGATGTAATTGCTCGGTGGAAGCGATTGCAGGGATATTCAGTTTTATTGATCACCGGAACTGATGAACATGGGCAAAAAATTCAACGAACCGCCGAATCAAAAGGCTTAAATCCTCAAGCTCATTGCGATCGCATTGTTGATGAGTTTAAAACCTTATGGGATAAACTTAATATTAGCTACGATCGCTTTAGTCGTACCAGCAGCGAACGACACCAAGATATAGTTAAAGAATTTTTCCAACGGGTGTGGGAGCAAGGAGATATTTATCTAGACCAGCAAAAAGGATGGTATTGTGTCGCCTGTGAAGAATTTAAAGAACAACGAGAACTCACAGAAGAAGGCTATTGTCAAATTCATACTAATTTAAAAGCTGAATGGAAAGATGAAGAAAATTACTTTTTTCGTCTGTCTAAATATCAAGAAAAATTAGAAGAATTTTATAGATTAAATCCCGAATTTATTCAACCCGAAAGCCGTCGCAACGAAGTTCTCAATTTTGTCAAACAGGGATTACAAGACTTTTCCATCTCACGAGTTAATGTAGACTGGGGGTTTCCTCTTCCTAGTGATCCAAATCACACCATTTATGTCTGGTTTGATGCACTCTTGGGATATATAACTCCATTATTAAACCCCGATCAAGAACCCACTTTAGAAAACGCACTTTCAATATGGTGGCCGATTAACTTGCATTTAATCGGAAAAGATATTTTACGCTTTCATGCGGTTTATTGGCCCGCCATGTTAATGTCCGCTCAATTACCCTTACCCGATCGCGTTTTTGGTCACGGTTTCTTGACTAAAGACGGACAAAAAATGGGCAAAAGTCTAGGAAATACGTTAGATCCCTTTGATTTAATCTATCGTTATGGCGCAGATGCCGTGCGCTACTACTTTGTCAAAGAGATAGAATTGGGGAAAGACGGAGATTTTAACGAAACCCGCTTTGTAAATATTCTGAATGCGGATTTAGCCAATGATTTAGGAAATTTACTCAACCGAACGTTAGGCATGGTTCAAAAATACTGTAATGGTAATGGGCCACAACTAACATCGGATTCCCTAGATGAGAATAATCCTCTAAAAATTATTGGTCAACAATTATCAGAGCGTGTGAGTGAGTCTATGGAATCGTTGCAGTTTAATGGAGCTTGTGAGGAGATTTTTAGCCTGATTCGTGCCTGCAACAAGTATATTGATGAAAGCGCCCCTTGGAGTCTTTTTAAACAAAAAAAACAAACCGAAGTTGAACAAGTTCTCTATGGCGTTTTAGAATCAGTTAGACTAGCTGCCTATTTGTTATCACCCATAACTCCTAATTTAAGCAATCGAATTTATCAACAACTGGGTTTTTGCGTAGATTTCAATGATTTCGAGCTAGTTAACCAAAATTTTCCATTTCAAGATCAAACTCAATGGGGGAAATTTCCAGCCAATCAAAATCTCAGCAAACCAGAACCAATATTTTCTAAACTCGAACTTCCTTAA
- the lptC gene encoding LPS export ABC transporter periplasmic protein LptC produces MNRGHYSKTKQLWGKLSSRVILLLLLLLTTACQQKTADNKASDAKTEENAELDLESRLLLNNATLEQSNAEGQTLWKIQVKKAVYSRDKEVAKLEKVKGNIYHDGKIVLYISADKGEIYKEGEEIFLKDNIVATDPRNGAVIRSQEVEWRPKDNLLIVRKELKGNHAQLEASAKEGTYQTTEQKLELKGDILATAREPKLQLKAQHLTWTIPTQKIISNQPLQGIRYDDKTKMITDQIVTDRAQVDLKAKTITLEQNIEFKSVDPPLQIASNRVVWNYLTRIVTSDNPTRLVDTQDQIIVTGNRAHVDLNQKVAHLYDGVQGVNDRTQAKLYAQELNWSIPTQVISAMGNVIYEQVNPVFNLTGDRAVGTLRDNNIVVTSNSPTRVVTEIYPEPQ; encoded by the coding sequence ATGAACAGGGGTCATTATTCAAAGACAAAACAGTTATGGGGGAAATTGTCCTCTAGAGTCATTCTCCTACTCTTATTACTGTTGACTACAGCTTGCCAACAAAAAACAGCAGACAATAAAGCATCTGACGCTAAAACCGAAGAAAACGCCGAATTAGATTTGGAAAGTCGTTTACTTTTAAATAATGCGACCCTCGAACAGTCTAACGCTGAAGGGCAAACCCTTTGGAAAATTCAAGTCAAAAAGGCAGTTTACAGTCGAGATAAAGAAGTTGCCAAACTTGAAAAAGTCAAAGGGAATATTTATCATGATGGGAAAATCGTTTTATATATTAGTGCTGATAAAGGTGAAATTTATAAAGAGGGAGAAGAGATTTTTTTAAAAGACAATATTGTGGCCACCGATCCTCGTAATGGTGCGGTGATTCGTTCTCAAGAGGTAGAATGGAGACCCAAAGATAATTTATTAATCGTTCGCAAAGAACTCAAAGGCAATCATGCTCAATTAGAAGCGAGTGCCAAAGAAGGAACTTATCAAACCACAGAACAAAAATTAGAGTTAAAAGGGGATATTCTCGCCACCGCCAGAGAACCTAAGTTACAATTAAAAGCACAACATTTAACCTGGACTATTCCGACTCAAAAAATCATCAGCAATCAGCCTCTACAAGGGATACGCTATGATGATAAAACGAAAATGATTACCGATCAAATTGTAACCGATCGGGCACAGGTAGACTTAAAAGCTAAAACCATTACCCTCGAACAAAATATAGAATTTAAATCCGTCGACCCGCCTTTACAAATTGCATCAAATCGAGTAGTTTGGAATTATTTAACTCGCATTGTCACCTCAGATAATCCGACCCGATTAGTAGATACTCAAGACCAAATTATTGTAACGGGTAATCGCGCTCATGTGGATCTTAACCAGAAAGTTGCTCATCTGTATGATGGGGTTCAAGGAGTTAACGATCGCACTCAAGCTAAATTATATGCTCAAGAGTTAAATTGGAGTATTCCCACTCAAGTGATATCAGCAATGGGGAATGTCATTTATGAGCAGGTTAACCCAGTGTTTAATTTAACAGGGGATAGAGCAGTAGGAACTTTACGAGATAATAATATTGTTGTCACCAGTAATAGTCCTACTCGTGTCGTCACGGAGATTTATCCTGAACCTCAGTAG
- a CDS encoding thylakoid-associated protein, which produces MDTMYVQEYQKQFFELQKKFFDVWLGGFPNSKEAFKLPDSLDKSIELQEELVKNYLAAEEQAMQLALETQKKFWDNYFELAKKAASTKVEVAA; this is translated from the coding sequence ATGGATACCATGTATGTTCAAGAATACCAAAAACAGTTCTTTGAGTTACAAAAGAAATTTTTTGATGTTTGGTTAGGAGGTTTCCCCAATAGTAAAGAGGCTTTTAAATTACCGGACAGTTTAGATAAGAGCATAGAACTACAAGAAGAATTAGTCAAAAATTATCTAGCTGCTGAAGAACAAGCCATGCAACTAGCTTTAGAAACTCAGAAAAAATTCTGGGACAACTATTTTGAGTTAGCGAAAAAAGCAGCCTCAACAAAAGTAGAAGTCGCTGCCTAA